Proteins from one Deinococcus sp. AB2017081 genomic window:
- a CDS encoding alpha-ketoacid dehydrogenase subunit beta, translating into MVAAINDALDVALGADDTVHIFGEDVGLMGGVFRATDGLQAKYGPERVFDTPLAEAGIVGMGIGMGLAGLKPVAEIQFAGFLYPALDQVLSHLGRYRHRTRSRHHLPMVIRAPYGGGVHTPEQHADSPEAILAHVPGVKVVIPSTPADARGLLLSAIDDPDPVFFFEAIKLYRSVKGEVPTGDVRVPLGRARIVTPGDDVTVICYGGMVEVVQKAADAAKAAGIGVEVIDLRTLVPMDTETVLESVQKTGRVVVVTEAPRTAGFHSEISAVIAEEAIEHLRAPILRVTGYDAPYPPFTAVEDVYRPSPVRVARAIRQVMGY; encoded by the coding sequence ATGGTCGCTGCGATCAACGACGCGCTGGACGTGGCCCTGGGTGCCGACGACACGGTGCACATCTTCGGCGAGGACGTGGGCCTGATGGGCGGCGTGTTCCGCGCCACCGACGGCCTCCAGGCGAAGTACGGCCCGGAGCGCGTGTTTGACACTCCCCTGGCCGAGGCAGGCATCGTGGGCATGGGCATCGGCATGGGGCTGGCGGGCCTGAAGCCCGTGGCCGAGATCCAGTTCGCGGGCTTCCTGTACCCGGCACTGGATCAGGTGCTGTCACACCTGGGCCGCTACCGGCACCGCACGCGCAGCCGCCACCACCTGCCCATGGTGATCCGGGCGCCCTACGGCGGCGGCGTCCACACCCCCGAGCAGCACGCCGACAGCCCGGAGGCCATCCTGGCGCACGTGCCCGGCGTGAAGGTCGTGATCCCCAGCACGCCCGCCGATGCCCGGGGCCTGCTGCTGTCCGCCATCGACGACCCCGATCCGGTGTTCTTCTTCGAGGCGATCAAGCTCTACCGCAGTGTGAAGGGCGAGGTGCCCACCGGGGACGTGCGCGTGCCCCTGGGCCGGGCGCGGATCGTCACGCCGGGCGACGACGTGACCGTCATCTGCTACGGCGGCATGGTCGAGGTCGTCCAGAAGGCCGCCGACGCCGCGAAGGCGGCCGGGATCGGCGTGGAGGTCATCGACCTGCGCACCCTGGTGCCCATGGACACCGAGACCGTGCTGGAGAGCGTGCAGAAGACCGGCCGCGTGGTCGTGGTCACCGAGGCCCCCCGCACCGCCGGCTTCCACAGCGAGATCAGCGCCGTGATTGCCGAGGAGGCCATCGAACACCTGCGCGCCCCGATCCTGCGCGTGACCGGCTATGACGCGCCGTATCCGCCCTTCACGGCGGTCGAGGACGTGTACCGCCCCAGTCCGGTGCGCGTGGCGCGGGCGATCCGGCAGGTCATGGGGTACTGA
- the pdhA gene encoding pyruvate dehydrogenase (acetyl-transferring) E1 component subunit alpha: MFQIVAPDGTVARPELLPEPEIRLELYRQMRRARHFDERGWVLYRQGRLGVFPPFGGMEASQVGTAAALTKDDWLFPTYRDTGAALTLGLPIARALAYWRTSPHGWHMPDDLKVLPFYIPIATQYPHAVGAALAEKRKGTRNIAMAFIGDGGSSEGDFHEALNFAGALDAPCVFILQNNGWAISVPTRAQTRATNLSRRAEGYGIPGVRVDGNDALATYHVTAEAVERARSGGGPTLIETVTYRVKPHTVADDPSRYRTDADSAGWDAKDPVLRLRTHLLQAGLLTEESEAALLAGIAAEFEAALTEADSYPDPTPEEILDHVFAEPTPQLRKQREQIILEASQ; encoded by the coding sequence ATGTTCCAGATCGTCGCGCCCGACGGCACGGTGGCCCGGCCCGAGCTGCTGCCCGAGCCGGAGATCCGACTGGAGCTGTACCGGCAGATGCGCCGTGCGCGGCACTTCGACGAGCGCGGCTGGGTGCTGTACCGCCAGGGCCGCCTGGGCGTGTTTCCGCCCTTCGGCGGGATGGAGGCCAGCCAGGTCGGCACGGCGGCGGCGCTGACCAAGGACGACTGGCTGTTCCCCACCTACCGCGACACCGGCGCGGCCCTGACGCTGGGCCTGCCGATCGCGCGGGCCCTCGCGTACTGGCGCACGTCCCCCCACGGGTGGCACATGCCGGACGACCTGAAGGTGCTGCCCTTCTACATCCCCATCGCCACGCAGTACCCGCACGCGGTGGGCGCGGCCCTGGCCGAGAAGCGCAAGGGAACGCGCAACATCGCCATGGCCTTCATCGGCGACGGCGGCAGCAGCGAGGGCGACTTCCACGAGGCACTGAACTTCGCCGGCGCCCTGGATGCGCCGTGCGTGTTCATCCTCCAGAACAACGGCTGGGCGATCTCGGTGCCGACCCGCGCCCAGACCCGCGCCACCAACCTGTCCCGCCGCGCCGAGGGCTACGGGATTCCGGGCGTGCGGGTGGACGGCAACGACGCCCTGGCGACGTACCACGTCACAGCAGAGGCCGTGGAGCGGGCCCGCAGCGGCGGCGGCCCCACCCTGATCGAGACCGTGACGTACCGCGTGAAGCCGCACACCGTGGCCGACGATCCCAGCCGCTACCGCACCGACGCCGACAGCGCCGGCTGGGACGCCAAAGATCCGGTGCTGCGCCTGCGGACGCACCTGCTGCAAGCGGGCCTGTTGACCGAGGAGTCCGAGGCCGCCCTGCTGGCCGGGATCGCCGCCGAGTTCGAGGCCGCTCTGACCGAGGCCGACAGCTACCCGGATCCGACGCCCGAGGAGATCCTGGATCACGTGTTCGCCGAGCCCACGCCGCAGCTCAGGAAGCAGCGCGAGCAGATCATCCTGGAGGCCAGCCAGTGA
- a CDS encoding C39 family peptidase — protein sequence MRVPALLLTAGLLVGAAAFGVTRFQANRAVPGTAVLADVQASSTTPLSDAAPLEPVTVAAAPTEDTAPAVTLMPEPEAEPVATPEPEPATVEPPQVSTPAPLPAQASVPDIRHEYQRLNNCGPVTIGMALNRWGSTLTQYDIAPKLKPSKGDVNVSPDELAAYARSQGMDVHLARGGDRAMLRGLLAAGFPVIVETWFITHDSGGMGHYRLLTGYDDSAQQFSALDSYLGPLKMGYAKFDDLWRAFGRTFLVVTPPEKTAQMRELLGTRADPAAAKAETLRVAEAEATRLGDALSYLNLGQARLELGDAPGAAQAFDQARAARPDLSLDPTRPGWVQGGLAWRALWYEFGPMEAYTRTGQYGKVLQLTGAVLRSVPTHEEAQYWRARALAGLGRTAEARAAYREALRLRPDFAQARSDLNRL from the coding sequence ATGCGTGTTCCTGCTCTGCTCCTCACGGCCGGCCTGCTGGTCGGCGCGGCGGCGTTCGGTGTGACGCGGTTCCAGGCGAACCGGGCCGTGCCTGGAACCGCCGTGCTGGCGGACGTACAGGCGTCCAGCACCACTCCCCTGTCCGACGCCGCGCCGCTGGAACCGGTCACGGTGGCAGCCGCGCCCACCGAGGACACCGCGCCCGCCGTCACCCTGATGCCGGAGCCGGAGGCCGAACCGGTGGCAACACCCGAGCCGGAACCGGCCACGGTGGAGCCGCCCCAGGTCAGCACGCCGGCACCGCTGCCCGCACAGGCCAGCGTCCCCGACATCCGGCACGAGTACCAGCGGCTGAACAACTGCGGCCCGGTGACGATCGGCATGGCGCTGAACCGCTGGGGCTCGACCCTGACGCAGTACGACATCGCCCCGAAGCTCAAGCCGTCGAAGGGCGACGTGAACGTCTCGCCGGATGAACTCGCCGCGTATGCCCGCTCGCAGGGCATGGACGTGCATCTGGCACGGGGCGGCGACCGGGCCATGCTGCGCGGCCTGCTGGCCGCCGGCTTCCCGGTGATCGTCGAGACGTGGTTCATCACACACGACTCGGGCGGCATGGGGCACTACCGCCTGCTGACCGGCTACGACGACAGCGCCCAGCAGTTCAGCGCCCTGGACTCGTACTTGGGGCCGCTGAAGATGGGCTACGCGAAGTTCGACGACCTGTGGCGGGCCTTCGGGCGCACCTTCCTGGTGGTGACCCCGCCCGAGAAGACCGCGCAGATGCGTGAGCTGCTGGGCACGCGGGCCGACCCGGCCGCCGCGAAGGCCGAGACCCTGCGCGTGGCCGAGGCCGAGGCCACACGCCTTGGCGACGCGCTGTCGTACCTGAACCTCGGGCAGGCGCGGCTGGAACTGGGGGACGCTCCCGGCGCGGCGCAGGCCTTCGATCAGGCACGGGCGGCACGGCCGGATCTGTCGCTTGACCCGACCCGCCCCGGCTGGGTGCAGGGCGGTCTGGCGTGGCGTGCCCTGTGGTACGAATTCGGCCCCATGGAGGCCTACACCCGCACCGGCCAGTACGGCAAGGTGCTGCAACTCACCGGCGCGGTGCTGCGCTCGGTGCCCACCCACGAGGAGGCGCAGTACTGGCGGGCCCGCGCCCTGGCCGGCCTGGGCCGCACCGCCGAGGCGAGGGCTGCCTACCGCGAGGCGCTGCGCCTGCGCCCCGACTTCGCGCAGGCCAGGAGCGATCTGAACCGGCTCTAG
- a CDS encoding Ig-like domain-containing protein, giving the protein MKAFLLSALIIGLATSCGSTQSPSPRMDGQTVHAAGHADTQAPTVTMVMFPQTLREAGNVFFQLSTRDNTDVAQVVMTIDGKAFVQDQTAHNSYAKYFTALDNGSHTVAVQVSDGAGNVTEYTQDFQVSIGE; this is encoded by the coding sequence ATGAAAGCGTTCCTCCTCTCTGCTCTGATCATCGGCCTCGCCACCAGCTGCGGCAGCACCCAGTCGCCCTCGCCCCGGATGGACGGCCAGACCGTCCATGCCGCCGGGCACGCCGACACCCAGGCCCCCACGGTGACCATGGTGATGTTCCCGCAGACCCTGCGCGAGGCGGGCAACGTGTTCTTCCAGCTGTCCACCCGTGACAACACGGACGTGGCCCAGGTGGTCATGACCATCGACGGGAAGGCCTTCGTGCAGGACCAGACCGCCCACAACTCCTACGCCAAGTACTTCACCGCGCTCGACAACGGCTCCCACACCGTGGCCGTGCAGGTCTCGGACGGTGCGGGCAATGTCACGGAATACACGCAGGACTTTCAGGTGAGCATCGGCGAGTAG